From Agrobacterium tumefaciens, a single genomic window includes:
- a CDS encoding ABC transporter permease, translating to MTDTTSLFTRLMAVLVFIFLLAPLFIIFGASLTPGTFLSFPPQGLSLRWYAFVLQNESFMESFKTSLIVATLGTGIAMLVGIPVAYALVRHRSVIPGWFGSIFFLPVLVPEIVFGFSLLKTVIVTLELPVMTALLIGHTIIAIPYAVRVIGASLSSFDFSAEEAAISLGCSPLKTFFTVVLPNIRSGIVAAFILAFISSMNDVSVSLFLTGPGVSTLPINLFTYVEQHFDPSVAAVSVLLMLLTAIVIVIVERTLGLSKVMR from the coding sequence ATGACTGACACCACCTCCCTTTTCACCCGCTTGATGGCCGTCCTGGTGTTCATTTTCCTGCTGGCACCGCTGTTCATCATCTTCGGCGCATCGCTGACACCCGGAACGTTTCTCTCCTTCCCGCCACAAGGCCTGTCGCTTCGCTGGTACGCCTTCGTTCTGCAGAACGAGAGCTTCATGGAAAGCTTCAAGACCAGCCTGATCGTCGCAACGCTTGGCACCGGCATTGCCATGCTGGTCGGCATTCCAGTGGCCTATGCGTTGGTTCGCCATCGCTCCGTCATTCCTGGCTGGTTCGGATCGATTTTCTTCCTTCCCGTACTGGTACCCGAAATCGTGTTCGGTTTTTCGCTTCTGAAAACCGTGATCGTGACGCTGGAGCTTCCCGTCATGACCGCGCTCTTGATCGGCCACACGATCATTGCCATCCCTTATGCAGTGCGCGTCATCGGAGCGAGCCTTTCAAGCTTCGATTTCAGCGCGGAGGAAGCTGCGATCTCGCTTGGTTGCTCGCCACTCAAAACTTTCTTCACGGTGGTCTTGCCCAACATCCGCTCGGGCATCGTCGCAGCCTTCATCCTCGCCTTCATTTCCTCCATGAACGACGTGTCCGTATCGCTCTTCCTGACCGGACCCGGCGTCAGCACGCTCCCAATCAACCTGTTTACCTATGTCGAGCAGCATTTCGATCCATCAGTTGCCGCTGTTTCCGTGCTCCTGATGCTTCTGACGGCGATTGTTATCGTGATCGTCGAACGCACGCTCGGCCTGTCGAAAGTCATGAGATAG
- a CDS encoding N-carbamoyl-D-amino-acid hydrolase codes for MARFINIACAQMGPIARIDSRPQIVKRQIELLREAKSRGAEFVVFPELAFTTFFPRWVLNDQAEIDSYFEREMPGSETQPLFDAARELGIGFYIGYAELAEEDGRTRHFNTSIIVDSKGEIVGKYRKVHLPGHAEPVPGRDAQHLEKRYFEPGNLGFPVWRTMDGIVGMCICNDRRWPETYRVMALQGAEMVFVGYNTPDNHTGVFDFDQLTGFHHQLSLQAGAYQNATWVAAAAKAGCEEGTNMIGLSMIVAPSGQIVAMASTTGDEIISARCDLDMGVLYKRTIFDFARHREPSQYGLIVERKGPIVEV; via the coding sequence ATGGCCCGCTTCATCAACATTGCCTGCGCACAGATGGGCCCGATTGCCCGTATAGATAGCCGTCCGCAGATCGTGAAGCGGCAGATCGAACTGCTGCGCGAGGCAAAATCGCGCGGTGCAGAATTTGTGGTTTTCCCCGAACTTGCATTCACCACCTTTTTCCCACGCTGGGTTTTAAACGATCAGGCCGAGATCGACAGCTATTTCGAACGGGAAATGCCGGGGTCGGAGACACAGCCACTCTTCGACGCGGCCAGAGAACTCGGCATCGGCTTCTACATCGGTTATGCTGAACTGGCCGAAGAAGATGGCCGTACTCGGCATTTCAACACCTCGATCATCGTCGACTCAAAAGGCGAGATTGTCGGCAAATATCGCAAGGTTCACCTCCCCGGCCACGCTGAGCCGGTGCCCGGCCGTGATGCCCAGCATCTGGAAAAGCGCTATTTCGAGCCCGGCAATCTGGGCTTTCCGGTCTGGCGCACGATGGACGGCATCGTCGGCATGTGCATCTGCAACGATCGACGCTGGCCGGAAACCTATCGCGTCATGGCCTTGCAGGGGGCAGAGATGGTGTTTGTTGGCTACAACACACCGGACAATCACACCGGCGTCTTCGATTTCGACCAGTTGACCGGCTTCCATCACCAGCTGTCATTGCAGGCAGGCGCCTATCAGAACGCCACCTGGGTCGCCGCTGCTGCCAAGGCCGGCTGTGAAGAAGGCACGAACATGATCGGCTTGTCGATGATCGTCGCACCATCCGGCCAGATCGTCGCGATGGCATCCACAACTGGTGATGAGATCATCAGCGCCAGGTGCGACCTCGACATGGGCGTCCTGTACAAGCGCACGATTTTCGATTTCGCTCGACACCGCGAGCCATCGCAATACGGTCTGATCGTGGAGCGCAAGGGACCAATTGTCGAGGTTTGA
- a CDS encoding helix-turn-helix domain-containing protein — translation MPVGAILSRLRFEKRWTLAEVSRRTGVSISALSKIENNQSTPAYSVLVRLADGLGIDFADLIGSSTQKFASAARVITRAGEGTTYVNKMGAYEALASGLAAKSMQPMVIDIPKRTGNAKTVRSAHRAEEFVYVLDGEVTFFMEPYTPVVLKTGDSVYFDGASEHGFSSNSDKIARILSICLERPASAVHSGEDTA, via the coding sequence ATGCCCGTTGGTGCAATCCTGTCGCGGCTGCGCTTCGAAAAACGTTGGACGCTTGCCGAGGTTTCTCGTCGCACAGGCGTTTCCATCTCTGCATTGTCAAAAATCGAAAACAACCAGTCGACACCGGCCTACAGCGTTCTGGTGCGCCTGGCGGATGGACTTGGCATCGACTTTGCTGACCTAATCGGCAGCTCGACCCAGAAATTTGCCTCCGCAGCCCGGGTTATCACGCGCGCCGGTGAAGGCACGACCTATGTGAACAAGATGGGCGCCTATGAAGCGCTCGCCTCTGGCCTGGCGGCAAAATCCATGCAGCCCATGGTCATCGACATTCCCAAGCGTACCGGCAACGCCAAGACCGTTCGCAGCGCCCATCGAGCCGAAGAATTCGTCTACGTACTGGACGGCGAAGTGACCTTCTTCATGGAGCCATACACGCCCGTCGTGCTCAAGACCGGCGATAGCGTCTATTTCGACGGCGCCAGTGAGCACGGCTTTTCTTCCAACAGCGACAAGATCGCCCGCATTCTCTCAATCTGCCTGGAACGTCCTGCAAGCGCGGTACATTCCGGCGAGGACACAGCATGA
- a CDS encoding adenine deaminase — protein sequence MTNDTTIQDISIDAASEIKIRQRLTLVALGKEKADVALRVGRLLDVATRTWSDDQEIIIKDRRIAYVGKAGSYPGEVSIRVHEPNLSAVPGLGEVHKHIESSHLTPEWEAALVLPRGNTWTCEASHEFSNVNGAKTLEFWLKAREAGSPLKIFPLPGSAVPPTAYEHGGGYFGYDEQKAFLQDSLMTAGLDEVMDWPAVWNPENPSYDRLWGMIRATFEKRAVVEGHAAGIRDLPTINAFAAAGLSSDHEAWTVEEFWDKLTHGLFMELRPHSLPEVIKGLLERGLSDWSQIALTTDDRSASDTLKLGATDHNVRLAIQAGLAPEIAIQCVTINPARHMRLTPWVGSIAPGRYADIVLLSDVETFEIAKVWADGRQVSEGKTFLPEVPQIDWPEWARKTVNIGRHLTADDFAIKAAPGRETMTAAVLRPFHWTDDFLTYDLPVKDGLVQRDESRNLTKFSVIDRFSGTAGVSKMFWLGCGPATPDTALACSMAHDKHNIWCVGSSDDAMAKAVNAVADNDGGWALVHAGEVVARVRYEVAGLMSCRSAEALHEEMQALYAAGEKIEWMYEPTFMPRWFPGFPERLAFATLTCAPWRWVLVAPSDHAPQGLVNVQTGATHPVVF from the coding sequence ATGACCAACGATACGACGATCCAGGATATTTCCATTGATGCCGCCAGCGAGATCAAGATCCGCCAGCGGTTGACGCTTGTTGCCCTGGGCAAGGAGAAGGCTGATGTGGCCCTGCGGGTCGGGCGGCTGCTTGATGTCGCAACCCGTACATGGTCGGACGACCAGGAAATCATCATCAAGGATCGTCGCATTGCCTATGTCGGCAAGGCAGGCAGCTATCCGGGTGAAGTCTCAATCCGCGTGCACGAACCCAATCTATCTGCCGTTCCGGGCCTTGGAGAAGTCCACAAGCACATCGAAAGCTCGCATCTGACACCGGAATGGGAGGCCGCGTTGGTTCTGCCGCGTGGCAACACCTGGACCTGTGAGGCAAGCCATGAATTCTCCAACGTCAACGGTGCGAAAACGCTGGAGTTCTGGTTAAAGGCACGTGAGGCTGGCTCACCACTCAAGATTTTCCCTCTGCCCGGCTCTGCAGTACCGCCCACTGCCTATGAACACGGCGGCGGTTACTTCGGCTACGATGAACAGAAGGCTTTCCTTCAGGACAGCCTGATGACGGCAGGGCTTGATGAGGTGATGGACTGGCCAGCCGTCTGGAACCCGGAAAACCCTTCTTACGACCGTTTGTGGGGCATGATCCGCGCAACTTTCGAAAAGCGCGCCGTGGTTGAGGGACATGCCGCGGGCATCCGCGATCTGCCGACAATCAATGCTTTCGCCGCCGCCGGACTGTCCTCCGATCACGAGGCGTGGACCGTCGAGGAATTCTGGGACAAGCTCACACATGGCCTCTTCATGGAGCTACGTCCGCACAGTCTGCCGGAGGTCATCAAGGGCCTTCTGGAGCGCGGCCTTTCCGACTGGTCGCAGATCGCGCTGACGACGGACGACCGTTCTGCCTCCGACACGCTGAAACTTGGTGCGACAGACCATAATGTTCGACTTGCAATTCAAGCTGGCCTTGCGCCGGAAATCGCCATTCAGTGCGTGACAATCAACCCGGCCCGCCACATGCGGCTGACACCCTGGGTCGGCTCGATCGCTCCTGGCCGTTATGCCGACATCGTGCTGCTTTCCGATGTCGAGACATTCGAAATCGCCAAGGTCTGGGCGGACGGACGGCAGGTCTCTGAAGGTAAGACCTTCCTGCCGGAGGTACCCCAGATAGACTGGCCGGAATGGGCCCGAAAGACCGTCAACATCGGTCGGCATCTGACGGCAGACGATTTCGCCATCAAGGCTGCTCCTGGCCGAGAAACCATGACCGCCGCGGTCCTGCGTCCTTTCCACTGGACAGATGACTTCCTCACTTACGATCTGCCGGTGAAAGATGGCCTGGTGCAGCGAGACGAGAGCCGCAACCTCACCAAATTCTCCGTCATTGACCGCTTCTCCGGAACGGCCGGCGTGTCGAAAATGTTCTGGCTCGGCTGTGGTCCGGCAACGCCAGACACAGCACTTGCCTGCTCGATGGCGCATGACAAACATAATATCTGGTGCGTCGGCTCGTCCGACGACGCGATGGCAAAAGCCGTCAATGCGGTCGCAGACAATGACGGCGGCTGGGCGCTGGTCCACGCGGGTGAGGTCGTTGCCCGCGTTCGTTACGAGGTGGCGGGTCTGATGAGCTGCCGCTCGGCAGAAGCATTGCACGAGGAAATGCAGGCGCTTTATGCAGCCGGCGAAAAGATAGAATGGATGTACGAGCCGACCTTCATGCCGCGCTGGTTCCCGGGATTTCCTGAGCGGCTGGCGTTTGCCACTCTGACCTGCGCGCCCTGGCGCTGGGTGCTGGTTGCACCGAGCGACCATGCCCCGCAGGGTCTGGTCAACGTCCAGACCGGAGCGACCCACCCGGTTGTCTTCTAA
- a CDS encoding ABC transporter ATP-binding protein, with protein MTSPTLSLTGVSAHYGPTRILDDLNLTVKSGELISLLGASGCGKTTTLRLIAGFIKPSTGSIRLGDKELTSLPPHRRDIGLVFQNYALLPHLTVIDNVSFGLKQRGIAAAERQKRSIEMLEIVGMAHLANRLPSALSGGQKQRVALARALVIDPPLMMFDEPLSNLDAKLRVDMRVQIRRLQMAGQRTAVYVTHDQEEAFSISDKVAIMDAGRVVQLDTPEVLYRRPANAFVARFVGFENILPFRVVDRLANGKVSVEFEGGSRVILSSADFGEIPDRGLIATRPEGLTPDIAGEGITTNIGLRTFLGRSYQYHCESSAGTLVALGSIETPFEAGTAVGLTINPLHSAILPFEAISSKKDT; from the coding sequence ATGACCAGTCCTACCCTTTCGCTCACCGGCGTCTCCGCCCATTATGGCCCCACCCGCATTCTCGATGATCTGAACCTGACCGTCAAAAGCGGCGAATTGATTTCGCTGCTTGGCGCATCCGGCTGCGGCAAGACGACAACGCTTCGACTGATCGCAGGTTTTATCAAGCCTTCTACTGGCTCCATCAGGCTTGGTGACAAGGAGCTGACCAGTTTGCCGCCGCACCGGCGCGACATCGGCCTAGTATTCCAGAACTACGCACTGCTGCCGCATCTAACCGTCATCGACAATGTCAGTTTCGGACTGAAACAACGCGGCATTGCTGCTGCAGAGCGCCAGAAGCGTTCGATTGAGATGCTTGAAATCGTCGGCATGGCGCACCTGGCCAATCGCCTGCCATCTGCGCTTTCCGGTGGCCAGAAGCAACGTGTCGCACTGGCGCGCGCGCTTGTCATCGATCCACCACTGATGATGTTCGATGAGCCGCTTTCCAACCTCGATGCAAAACTGCGTGTCGATATGCGGGTGCAGATCCGCCGCCTGCAGATGGCCGGTCAGCGTACAGCCGTCTACGTAACCCATGATCAGGAAGAGGCGTTTTCAATCTCTGACAAGGTTGCCATCATGGATGCTGGACGTGTTGTCCAGCTCGATACCCCGGAGGTTCTTTATCGCCGACCGGCGAACGCCTTCGTCGCCCGTTTCGTCGGATTCGAGAACATCCTGCCCTTCCGTGTCGTCGACCGTCTGGCAAATGGCAAGGTGAGCGTTGAATTCGAGGGCGGAAGCCGTGTTATCCTCTCCAGTGCCGACTTCGGTGAAATTCCTGATCGGGGCCTGATCGCTACACGTCCCGAGGGCCTGACGCCCGACATCGCCGGCGAAGGCATCACGACAAACATCGGCCTGCGAACCTTTCTGGGCCGCAGTTATCAGTATCACTGCGAAAGCTCGGCGGGCACGCTGGTGGCTTTGGGATCGATCGAGACCCCATTCGAGGCCGGCACGGCCGTGGGCCTGACCATCAATCCGCTGCACAGTGCGATCCTGCCGTTCGAAGCCATTTCCAGCAAAAAGGACACGTGA
- a CDS encoding HAMP domain-containing protein produces MSFLKNTKIKTKVVFVISLMSLMSLSGISYVSWQYKSTDSVYSDFIANEALAAVLNARTSGNLNALGMQTLRATLNDPKSSDFEAAVKTFRADRKQLEERQNKIMELVPARTDAAREILKGVVEVEDLGNKAIALAQAGKQAEAQQMALAVLQKMTEVSPKISAGNEQLIQVMNEGRQRLTASTSTTIWTGLAGIAIVSMMLIALGLLISSRGITAPIARLRERMGSLAAGDTVSEIDGMDRKDEVGQMAAAVQAFRESAIERIRLEKETEANRSLSEKDRIEREKQKAKETVDVQFAVDNLATALSKIAQGDVTYRIVQPFVASLDGIRGDFNRAAEQLQSTLNQVAQNARGIDAGANEIRSAADDLAKRTEQQAAAVEQTAAALEEITTTVKDASKRAQDAGQLVGRAKVGAEQSGEVVQRAVSAMEQIASSANEISNIIGVIDEIAFQTNLLALNAGVEAARAGEAGKGFAVVAQEVRELAQRSAGAAKEIKNLITTSNGQVQQGVQLVGETGKALEQIVTEVKEINRHVAAIAESAQEQSSGLQQINTAVNQMDQDTQKNAAMVEESTAASHGLAREASSLNRILSQFKLSEGGYSEASATLRTASPADRPAVSPARALGGKIRAAFAGNAALNTSADSWEEF; encoded by the coding sequence ATGTCGTTCCTGAAAAATACCAAGATAAAAACGAAGGTCGTTTTTGTCATATCGCTGATGAGTCTGATGTCGCTTTCCGGGATCAGCTATGTGAGCTGGCAATATAAGAGCACAGACAGCGTCTACAGCGATTTCATTGCCAATGAGGCGCTCGCTGCCGTACTGAATGCCCGGACCAGCGGAAACCTCAACGCATTGGGCATGCAGACGCTTCGCGCCACGCTCAATGATCCAAAGAGCAGCGATTTTGAAGCCGCGGTCAAAACCTTCAGGGCCGATCGCAAGCAGCTCGAAGAGCGCCAGAACAAGATCATGGAACTGGTTCCTGCCCGCACGGATGCAGCCCGCGAGATCCTGAAGGGCGTCGTTGAAGTGGAAGACCTTGGCAACAAGGCAATCGCGTTGGCACAGGCCGGCAAACAGGCCGAAGCCCAGCAGATGGCGCTCGCCGTGCTTCAGAAGATGACCGAAGTTTCCCCGAAGATCAGCGCCGGCAACGAGCAGCTCATTCAGGTCATGAATGAGGGGCGGCAGCGTCTAACAGCCAGCACCAGCACAACGATCTGGACGGGCCTTGCTGGCATCGCAATCGTCTCCATGATGTTGATCGCGCTTGGTCTTCTGATTTCTTCCCGCGGTATCACCGCGCCGATTGCGCGCCTGCGTGAACGCATGGGATCGCTGGCGGCCGGGGATACGGTTTCTGAAATCGACGGTATGGACCGCAAGGATGAAGTCGGCCAGATGGCCGCCGCCGTTCAGGCCTTCCGGGAAAGTGCAATCGAGCGCATTCGCCTTGAAAAAGAGACGGAAGCCAATCGTTCGTTGTCGGAAAAGGATCGCATCGAGCGTGAGAAACAGAAGGCGAAGGAAACCGTCGATGTGCAGTTTGCAGTCGATAATCTCGCCACGGCGCTTTCGAAGATTGCCCAGGGTGATGTGACCTACCGTATCGTGCAGCCTTTTGTGGCCAGCCTCGACGGTATCCGTGGCGATTTCAACAGGGCTGCGGAGCAACTGCAGTCGACGCTGAACCAGGTGGCGCAGAATGCCCGTGGCATCGATGCTGGTGCGAACGAGATCAGGTCGGCGGCAGATGATCTTGCCAAGCGCACGGAACAGCAGGCTGCTGCTGTCGAGCAGACTGCCGCGGCACTCGAGGAAATCACGACGACCGTGAAGGACGCGAGCAAACGCGCCCAGGACGCCGGGCAGCTTGTTGGTCGTGCAAAGGTGGGCGCAGAACAGTCGGGCGAGGTCGTTCAGCGGGCTGTGTCTGCAATGGAGCAGATCGCATCCTCCGCCAACGAGATTTCCAACATTATCGGCGTGATCGACGAGATCGCCTTCCAGACCAACCTGCTGGCGCTGAATGCGGGCGTCGAGGCGGCCCGTGCCGGTGAAGCAGGCAAGGGTTTTGCGGTTGTCGCGCAGGAGGTTCGTGAACTGGCGCAGCGTTCGGCAGGTGCGGCCAAGGAGATCAAGAATCTCATCACCACGTCCAACGGTCAGGTTCAGCAGGGCGTTCAGCTGGTTGGCGAGACCGGCAAGGCGCTGGAGCAGATCGTGACCGAGGTGAAGGAAATCAACCGGCACGTCGCAGCGATTGCGGAATCGGCACAGGAGCAATCATCCGGCCTGCAGCAGATCAACACCGCTGTGAACCAGATGGATCAGGATACGCAGAAGAACGCTGCCATGGTCGAAGAGAGCACGGCGGCAAGCCACGGCCTTGCCCGCGAGGCGTCCTCGCTTAACCGGATCCTGTCCCAGTTCAAGCTGTCAGAAGGTGGTTACAGTGAAGCGTCAGCAACGCTCCGCACCGCCTCGCCCGCTGACAGGCCCGCAGTGTCACCCGCGCGCGCACTGGGTGGAAAGATCAGGGCTGCATTCGCTGGCAATGCTGCGCTCAACACATCTGCGGATAGCTGGGAAGAGTTCTGA
- a CDS encoding response regulator, with protein MNQKILLAEDDNDMRRFLVKALEKAGYQVSSFDNGASAYDRLREEPFSLLLTDIVMPEMDGIELARRATELDPDLKVMFITGFAAVALNADSKAPKDAKVLSKPFHLRDLVDEVNKLLVA; from the coding sequence ATGAATCAGAAAATCCTTCTTGCTGAAGACGACAATGATATGCGGCGCTTTCTCGTCAAGGCGCTGGAAAAGGCTGGCTACCAGGTCTCTTCCTTCGACAACGGTGCCAGCGCTTATGACCGTCTCCGCGAAGAGCCTTTTTCGCTGCTTCTGACCGACATCGTCATGCCAGAGATGGACGGCATCGAACTGGCGCGCCGCGCCACCGAACTCGACCCAGACCTGAAAGTCATGTTCATCACCGGCTTTGCGGCGGTCGCTTTGAATGCCGATTCGAAGGCTCCGAAGGACGCGAAGGTTCTTTCCAAGCCATTTCACCTTCGCGACCTCGTTGATGAGGTCAACAAACTCCTTGTGGCATAA
- a CDS encoding N-formylglutamate amidohydrolase, with translation MDWITGEYELFEVTEPAVQTLPFVYNSPHSGRCYPVSFLESSRLGPHEIRRSEDHFVDELFGAAPEIGAPILKANFPRAYLDVNREPYELDPRMFDGTLPPYANIGSMRVAGGLGTVPRIVAENMDIYAHRLPVEEALTRVETIYKPYHACLRRLVSRTHAQFGMAVLIDCHSMPGNIRVAGSNIRPDIIIGDRYGTSASQEVSRAALHFLEELGFIAVCNKPYAGGFITEHYGRPIRSLHALQIEVNRALYVDEKTLVKNADFHAIQASLEIFMRQLGAFVSEYVIETSLAAE, from the coding sequence ATGGACTGGATAACCGGTGAATACGAGCTGTTCGAAGTAACGGAACCTGCCGTCCAAACCCTGCCATTCGTCTATAACTCCCCCCACAGCGGTCGCTGTTATCCGGTTTCCTTTCTCGAATCATCGCGGCTGGGCCCGCATGAAATTCGCCGTTCCGAGGATCATTTCGTCGATGAACTCTTTGGAGCGGCACCGGAGATCGGCGCGCCAATCCTGAAAGCAAATTTTCCGCGCGCCTATCTCGACGTCAATCGTGAGCCCTACGAACTCGATCCGCGCATGTTTGACGGCACCCTGCCACCCTACGCCAATATCGGCTCCATGCGGGTTGCCGGCGGACTGGGCACTGTGCCGCGCATTGTTGCCGAGAACATGGATATCTACGCGCATCGTCTGCCGGTCGAAGAGGCGCTAACGCGTGTGGAGACAATATACAAACCCTATCATGCCTGCCTGCGAAGGCTTGTGTCACGCACACACGCGCAGTTTGGCATGGCGGTTCTGATCGACTGCCACTCGATGCCAGGCAATATTCGTGTTGCAGGCTCGAACATCCGGCCCGACATCATCATCGGCGACCGCTACGGCACCAGTGCGTCCCAGGAGGTTTCACGGGCTGCGCTGCATTTTCTCGAAGAACTGGGCTTCATTGCCGTCTGCAATAAACCCTACGCTGGCGGCTTTATTACGGAGCACTATGGGCGCCCCATCCGCTCCCTGCATGCCTTGCAGATCGAAGTAAACCGCGCGCTCTATGTCGACGAGAAAACCCTCGTCAAGAATGCCGATTTCCATGCCATTCAGGCATCGCTGGAAATCTTCATGAGACAGCTTGGCGCCTTTGTCTCCGAATACGTCATCGAGACGTCGCTCGCGGCTGAATAG
- a CDS encoding alanine racemase — protein MTAITTVTPELENRFSGFDALVEPRVVIDLPTLDRNLRAMANLVAGQAELHPHVKTHKSLAIAGMQSDHGAKGFTVARAHEAKMLLQAGHDPVTIAYPLISEETIIALLKLAGEPQRLRFIAESDAGVIALSSAGRKLGMSVQVFLKVDVGLHRCGVDPKGDAGLQLAATIDRDPHLSLVGLLSHAGHAYGAPDPDAIRVVATEELSLLSEFRLRLEKNGVAVHRISIGSTPTLLSNAGFEGVDEVRPGNYAFLDLTAVRLGIAKRTDVALGIAARIVSGNDRYAIANVGSKTLSSDLGAHGTSATSSFGEAWIAGADEPLSVLKLSEEHAFLSYSGKRPANGTPILILPNHSCPVANLSGGMLGLGNDRVATREIHVEGTRSAFP, from the coding sequence ATGACCGCCATCACCACCGTTACACCTGAGCTCGAAAACCGCTTTTCTGGTTTCGACGCGCTTGTTGAACCACGCGTGGTCATCGATCTCCCGACGCTTGACCGCAATCTCAGGGCGATGGCGAACTTGGTTGCCGGACAGGCGGAACTGCATCCGCATGTGAAAACACACAAGAGCCTTGCCATTGCCGGAATGCAGTCTGATCACGGTGCGAAGGGCTTTACGGTGGCGCGCGCGCATGAAGCGAAGATGCTGCTTCAAGCCGGGCACGATCCGGTCACCATTGCCTACCCGCTGATATCAGAAGAAACGATCATTGCTCTTTTGAAATTGGCGGGTGAACCGCAGCGGTTGCGTTTCATCGCTGAAAGCGATGCGGGTGTCATCGCCCTTTCCTCCGCCGGTCGCAAGCTCGGCATGTCCGTTCAGGTCTTTCTCAAGGTCGATGTTGGCCTGCATCGCTGTGGCGTCGATCCGAAAGGAGATGCGGGTCTGCAGCTTGCAGCGACTATCGATCGTGATCCACACCTGAGTCTAGTCGGGCTGCTCTCTCACGCAGGCCATGCTTACGGCGCCCCCGATCCTGATGCGATCAGAGTGGTGGCAACCGAAGAACTCTCTCTTTTGTCAGAGTTTCGCCTCCGCCTGGAAAAGAACGGCGTCGCGGTTCACCGCATCTCCATTGGCAGCACACCCACTCTCCTGTCCAATGCAGGATTTGAGGGCGTGGATGAGGTCCGACCGGGAAACTATGCTTTCCTCGATCTGACGGCAGTCCGTCTCGGCATCGCAAAGCGTACGGATGTTGCCCTTGGCATCGCTGCCCGCATCGTTTCCGGCAATGACCGTTACGCCATTGCCAATGTCGGATCTAAAACGCTGTCGTCTGATCTCGGCGCTCATGGAACGTCGGCCACAAGCAGCTTTGGCGAGGCATGGATCGCCGGTGCCGACGAACCACTAAGCGTGCTGAAGCTGTCAGAGGAACATGCGTTTCTCTCCTACAGCGGAAAGCGGCCAGCCAATGGCACCCCCATCCTCATCCTGCCGAACCATAGCTGCCCTGTCGCCAATCTGAGCGGGGGCATGCTGGGTCTCGGCAATGATCGGGTCGCAACGCGTGAAATTCACGTTGAAGGCACACGCTCTGCGTTTCCATGA
- a CDS encoding ABC transporter permease, with protein sequence MNIRPGQALPYLLVLPGTLIVLGLLVLPVADTFTGTIGPEGDRLALYRQFFSYDYNITVIVRSVRVALVTSVLSLVLGYFAASVIARASGLWRQILLVCAVFPLLTGAIVRSFAWMIVLGRNGLLNSTLLSLGIINEPIPLLFTEVSLILGLVYLFTPLAVLSLIGVIEAIDRSIIDAATSLGASPRAVFRQVTLPLIAPGLLVGGVLVFTGSLAAFATGRLLGGEAETILPTLLNEKAMISFDWDAAGVIAVVMVAITFAVVLVGQFAARRLNPSAG encoded by the coding sequence ATGAACATCCGGCCCGGTCAGGCTTTACCTTACCTTCTGGTGTTGCCGGGGACGCTTATCGTCCTCGGCCTTCTCGTCTTGCCAGTTGCAGATACATTTACTGGAACAATTGGCCCAGAGGGCGATCGTCTCGCTCTCTACCGCCAGTTCTTCAGCTACGACTACAACATCACCGTCATCGTGCGCTCCGTCCGCGTCGCGCTTGTCACGTCGGTGCTGTCTCTCGTTCTCGGCTATTTTGCCGCAAGCGTCATTGCACGCGCCAGCGGCCTCTGGCGGCAAATCCTGCTTGTCTGCGCGGTATTCCCGCTGCTGACAGGCGCGATCGTGCGCAGCTTCGCCTGGATGATCGTGCTCGGTCGCAACGGCCTGCTGAATTCCACACTGCTGTCACTTGGAATTATCAACGAACCGATTCCGCTGCTTTTTACCGAGGTGTCATTGATCCTCGGCCTTGTTTACCTGTTCACCCCGCTTGCCGTCCTTTCCCTGATTGGCGTTATCGAGGCGATCGACCGCAGCATCATCGATGCTGCTACGTCGCTTGGCGCATCGCCGCGAGCTGTCTTTCGACAAGTTACGCTACCGCTTATCGCGCCTGGCCTTCTGGTCGGCGGCGTTCTGGTCTTCACCGGAAGCCTTGCGGCATTTGCGACGGGCCGTCTGCTCGGCGGTGAAGCGGAGACCATCCTTCCGACACTGCTCAACGAAAAGGCGATGATCAGCTTCGACTGGGACGCCGCTGGCGTTATCGCCGTCGTGATGGTCGCGATCACTTTTGCTGTCGTCCTTGTCGGCCAGTTCGCCGCACGACGTCTCAACCCCTCTGCAGGATAA